The following proteins are encoded in a genomic region of Neochlamydia sp. AcF84:
- the pseC gene encoding UDP-4-amino-4,6-dideoxy-N-acetyl-beta-L-altrosamine transaminase, which produces MTKENFLPYTKPSINQIDIHEVTKALNSDHLTRGPLVEAFESAVAHYCQVKYAVAFNSGTSALMGAYFAANLRQQDSLLTTPNSFVATAGAAVQRGTTPVFLDIDCSSGNLDLQQLEYNLARPSSRGRICVAPVHFAGIPVDMQKIDQAIQNPETVVIEDAAHALGSTYFTGEKVGSCRWSDMTIFSFHAAKTITTGEGGMVTTNSEDFYRRLKLFRNNGIEREAPYLQGEAAPWYYEVQHLSGNYNFTELQAALGLSQMARLDSFVEKRRQLMKAYRALLKEIPYLHLFAENFDAYSAYHLCVVQINFNAYKTTRTQVMNRLRERMIGTQVHYIPIYKHPYFINLCGDISDYFPKMEAYYSQALSLPFYYDLQVEEVERVVNTLKKVLQGE; this is translated from the coding sequence ATGACTAAAGAAAATTTTTTGCCCTATACCAAACCATCCATCAATCAGATTGATATTCATGAAGTAACTAAAGCTTTAAATAGCGATCATCTAACACGCGGCCCTCTGGTGGAAGCTTTTGAAAGTGCCGTGGCTCATTATTGCCAGGTCAAATACGCCGTTGCTTTCAATAGCGGAACCTCCGCTTTAATGGGTGCTTATTTTGCAGCAAACTTGCGTCAGCAAGACTCTCTACTCACCACACCTAATTCGTTCGTAGCCACCGCCGGAGCAGCAGTACAACGAGGAACTACCCCTGTCTTTTTAGATATTGATTGCTCTAGCGGAAATTTAGATTTACAGCAGCTAGAATATAATCTTGCCCGTCCTTCTTCACGCGGTCGCATTTGTGTTGCGCCTGTCCATTTTGCTGGCATACCTGTGGATATGCAAAAAATAGATCAAGCTATTCAAAATCCTGAGACTGTAGTGATTGAAGATGCCGCCCATGCTTTAGGATCTACTTATTTTACGGGAGAAAAAGTAGGCTCTTGCCGATGGAGCGATATGACTATCTTTAGTTTTCATGCGGCCAAAACAATTACGACAGGGGAAGGAGGGATGGTTACGACAAATAGCGAAGATTTTTATCGTCGTCTTAAGTTATTTAGGAATAATGGAATTGAACGCGAGGCGCCTTATTTACAAGGAGAGGCAGCACCCTGGTATTACGAAGTGCAACATCTTAGCGGTAACTATAACTTTACAGAATTGCAGGCTGCCCTAGGATTGAGCCAAATGGCACGCTTGGATAGCTTTGTGGAAAAGCGGCGACAATTGATGAAAGCTTACCGTGCCTTACTAAAAGAAATTCCTTATCTTCATTTATTTGCAGAAAATTTCGATGCCTACAGCGCTTATCATTTATGCGTGGTTCAAATTAATTTTAATGCTTATAAAACTACCCGCACACAGGTGATGAATAGATTGCGTGAAAGAATGATTGGAACGCAAGTTCATTATATTCCTATCTATAAGCATCCTTACTTTATAAATCTTTGCGGAGATATTTCGGACTATTTTCCTAAAATGGAGGCTTATTATTCTCAAGCTCTTTCTTTGCCTTTTTACTATGATCTTCAAGTAGAAGAAGTTGAAAGAGTGGTCAATACGCTTAAAAAAGTCTTACAAGGCGAGTAG
- the dnaA gene encoding chromosomal replication initiator protein DnaA translates to MLVLETEDIWTQFLECVKTKCSATAFGNWLSPIRVIENANDKIILEIPNIFVKEYLFSNFHSELCAFLPVNANGEPSIQFKLATPAKRTSSNLPSVPASYAPPVEEQTYEVKLNPNYRFETFIEGPANQFVKSAAIGIAARPGQSYNPLFIHGGVGLGKTHILHSIGHYIRQNNKKLRVQCITTEAFINDLVDNLRNKSVDRMKRFYRSDVDVLLVDDIQFLQNRLNFEEEFCNTFETLINQNKQIVITSDKPPSQLKLSERMIARMEWGLVAHIGVPELETRVAILQHKAQQKGLEIPNAVAFFIAEHIYNNVRQLEGALNRLSAHSRLLNLHITEEFVEKTLREMLQHAPRHKITVDQILKSVAAIFQVRVSDLKGSMRTKEVALPRQVAMYLACKMINESLQMLGAAFNKTHSTLLHACKNIEKKLTADETLRRQISMVERNIHA, encoded by the coding sequence ATGTTAGTTCTTGAGACAGAAGATATTTGGACTCAATTTCTAGAATGTGTAAAAACAAAATGTTCCGCCACAGCTTTTGGCAATTGGCTCTCTCCTATTCGCGTAATAGAAAATGCCAATGACAAAATAATTCTTGAGATCCCTAACATTTTTGTAAAAGAATACCTTTTTTCCAATTTCCATAGCGAACTTTGTGCTTTTTTGCCTGTGAATGCCAACGGCGAGCCTTCTATTCAATTTAAATTGGCAACGCCAGCTAAGAGAACCTCTTCTAACCTTCCTAGCGTGCCCGCAAGCTATGCCCCGCCAGTAGAAGAGCAAACTTATGAAGTGAAGCTAAACCCTAACTACCGCTTTGAAACATTTATTGAAGGGCCTGCTAACCAGTTTGTTAAATCTGCTGCCATAGGGATTGCTGCTCGCCCAGGCCAATCTTACAATCCTCTCTTCATTCATGGAGGTGTGGGCCTAGGTAAAACGCATATTCTTCATAGTATTGGGCACTACATTCGCCAAAATAATAAGAAATTACGGGTTCAATGCATTACTACGGAAGCCTTTATTAACGACCTCGTCGATAACTTACGCAACAAATCTGTCGATCGTATGAAAAGGTTTTATCGCTCGGATGTCGATGTTTTATTAGTGGATGATATCCAGTTTCTACAAAACCGTCTGAATTTCGAGGAAGAATTTTGTAATACTTTTGAAACCCTCATTAATCAAAATAAACAGATTGTCATTACTAGTGATAAGCCTCCTTCCCAACTAAAACTCTCTGAGCGTATGATCGCTCGTATGGAATGGGGGTTAGTCGCCCATATTGGCGTACCGGAACTTGAAACGCGGGTAGCCATTCTCCAACATAAAGCCCAGCAAAAAGGTTTAGAAATTCCTAATGCAGTTGCCTTCTTTATTGCTGAACATATTTATAATAATGTCCGGCAACTAGAGGGAGCCCTTAATCGTTTAAGCGCTCATAGCCGACTGTTGAATCTTCATATTACAGAAGAATTTGTGGAAAAAACTTTACGCGAAATGCTTCAGCATGCGCCTCGTCACAAAATTACTGTCGATCAGATTTTAAAAAGTGTAGCCGCTATCTTTCAAGTACGGGTGAGCGACCTTAAAGGTTCTATGCGTACCAAAGAAGTCGCGCTCCCTCGTCAAGTAGCCATGTATCTGGCCTGTAAAATGATTAATGAATCTCTGCAAATGTTAGGGGCTGCTTTTAATAAAACTCACTCTACTCTTCTCCATGCTTGCAAAAACATTGAAAAAAAGCTCACCGCTGATGAAACTCTAAGGCGGCAAATTAGCATGGTTGAGCGCAACATTCATGCTTAG